The following coding sequences lie in one Sulfuricurvum sp. genomic window:
- a CDS encoding ParA family protein has product MAKIISMFNHKGGVSKTTSTYHLGWMLANMGNKVILIDADSQCNLTNIVLGDDGFEEYYANDGANLKSAIAPVFENEPVPIQAFECLQVKTNENLLLIPGSFELSEYEVSLAVSFTMSESFSAVKNLPGSLFKLMETTALRYEADYILVDLNPSLSAFNQLFICSSDYFIVPASPDKFSILALRSLANILPKWESWAIRAREAFSNVTYPLPDKKPKFLGTIMQRFNIRSGRPTQANQRVIDQFDEVITASFVPAMATKDMLLNSYEGIENYSLGQVPDFQTLNAQYQQHGYPIFALTDEMFGVTGVVRDQYRDTRARFNTLYTNMATKIEQLTNA; this is encoded by the coding sequence ATGGCAAAAATTATTTCAATGTTTAATCACAAAGGTGGTGTGAGTAAAACAACATCAACTTATCATCTCGGCTGGATGCTTGCCAACATGGGAAACAAAGTCATTCTTATCGATGCTGATTCACAGTGCAATTTGACAAATATCGTTTTAGGTGATGATGGTTTTGAAGAATATTATGCCAATGATGGAGCTAATCTAAAAAGTGCAATAGCCCCCGTATTTGAAAATGAGCCTGTTCCCATACAGGCTTTTGAATGCTTACAGGTAAAAACGAACGAAAACCTTTTGCTTATCCCTGGTTCATTTGAATTGTCTGAATATGAGGTATCACTAGCTGTATCATTTACTATGTCTGAGTCTTTTAGCGCTGTAAAAAACTTGCCAGGTTCACTTTTTAAATTAATGGAAACAACAGCACTTAGATATGAAGCAGATTATATACTGGTTGATCTAAACCCGAGTCTTAGCGCTTTTAACCAGCTATTTATTTGCTCAAGTGATTATTTTATTGTACCTGCATCACCCGATAAATTTTCAATCCTAGCATTGAGATCATTGGCAAATATATTACCTAAATGGGAATCCTGGGCGATAAGAGCCAGAGAAGCATTTTCTAATGTGACATATCCCCTACCTGATAAAAAACCAAAGTTTCTTGGAACAATTATGCAACGCTTTAATATTCGTTCGGGTAGACCAACTCAGGCCAATCAAAGAGTAATCGATCAATTTGATGAGGTAATTACAGCATCGTTTGTTCCTGCCATGGCCACAAAAGACATGCTACTAAATAGCTATGAGGGTATAGAAAATTATAGTTTGGGACAAGTGCCAGATTTTCAAACTTTAAATGCCCAGTATCAACAACATGGTTATCCAATTTTTGCTTTAACAGATGAGATGTTTGGGGTCACAGGAGTAGTCCGAGATCAGTATAGAGACACGCGCGCGAGATTTAATACTCTGTATACCAACATGGCAACGAAAATAGAACAATTAACAAATGCTTGA
- a CDS encoding HEPN domain-containing protein, with protein MLENPLKQYRLNLSSVQDLEAVYIALEALTTNVVPKGELLRAELVAMVSALDTYVHDIVREGLKHQYTNGTHNMHLNHIISTNQITSSTSLDNKIREINGYKSFQAPKKIKAAFEQIGILDIWAKVETALPNAEDTVSRIVDRRNLIAHESDINPANGLGEKWPITLPHVQQVVTNIDRIVNILDSIAQQEL; from the coding sequence ATGCTTGAAAATCCACTTAAACAATATCGTTTAAACCTGTCAAGTGTACAGGATTTAGAAGCGGTTTATATAGCATTAGAAGCTTTGACCACAAACGTAGTCCCAAAGGGTGAGTTATTGAGAGCCGAGCTTGTAGCAATGGTCAGTGCACTTGATACATATGTGCATGATATTGTCAGAGAAGGCTTAAAGCATCAATATACTAATGGCACACACAATATGCATCTTAACCACATAATCAGCACCAATCAGATTACATCAAGTACAAGCTTAGACAATAAAATACGAGAGATAAATGGGTATAAAAGTTTTCAAGCTCCAAAAAAAATAAAGGCCGCATTTGAACAGATTGGGATTCTTGATATTTGGGCAAAGGTTGAAACAGCATTACCTAATGCAGAAGACACAGTAAGCCGTATTGTTGATAGACGTAATTTGATTGCCCACGAAAGCGACATTAATCCAGCTAATGGTTTAGGCGAAAAATGGCCCATCACATTACCTCATGTCCAGCAAGTAGTAACAAATATTGATCGAATAGTTAATATCCTTGATTCCATAGCACAACAAGAACTATAG